The Sporosarcina sp. FSL W7-1349 genome contains the following window.
AATTATTTCGCATATTCCATTATACCCGACAGCCCCTCAAAACAAACAATATTGCACGAACCGCAAAAAAATGTCTTGACGAACGGCCCCTACTTTCGGAATATTAACATTAACAATAAATCAAAAAAATTATGGAAGAGGATGTGAGGGCAAATAAAATTCACAAGATAATCGAGGGAATGCATACAAGCAAAAAATAAGGGGGATTGTGAGATGGACGCAATACAAGAATTTTTAGATAAAATAGGAGGCATTATCTGGGGACCGCCCTTACTCATTCTGTTGGTCGGAACCGGTATTTTTTTAACTGCGAGACTGGCCTTTATTCAAGTACGGTTATTGCCTTATTCCTTAAAACAAGTGTTTTCAAGAAAGCATGATAAGCAAGTGGACGGGGACATTTCCCAATTCCAGGCATTGATGACGGCGATGGCCGCCACAGTAGGGGTCGGGAATATCGTAGGGGTTGCCGGTGCGGTGGCAACCGGGGGACCCGGAGCCATCTTCTGGATGTGGATGGCCGGATTTTTCGGCATGGCGACCAAGTATGGCGAGGCAATCCTAGCCGTCAAATACCGGGTAAAAGATGCGAATGGTCAAATGGCCGGCGGGCCGATGTATTATCTGGAGCATGGATTGAAACAAAAATGGCTGGGGGTCCTCTTCGCCATCTTTGGCGCATTTGCAGCATTCGGAATCGGTAACGGAACGCAATCCAAAGCGGTTGCCGACGCGATGAGCGGCACATTCAATGTTCCGCACTGGGCGACGGGTGTCGGACTTGTTATTTTCGGCGCTTTAGTTATTTTAGGTGGAATCAAATCCATTGGACGAGTTACGGCATTTTTCGTGCCGATTATGGCACTTTTCTATTTTATCGCAGGAGCAATCGTTGTTGTCACCAACTTCAACCTCGTGCCTGATGCGTTTGCGTTAATTTTCAAAGATGCATTCACCGGGCAAGCGGTTGCAGGTGGAGCAATCGGTGCAGTCATTCGATTTGGCGTAGCACGCGGATTATTCTCGAATGAAGCAGGTTTAGGCTCGGCCCCGATCGCCGCAGCGGCAGCACGTACGGATCTACCGGGACGCCAAGCTTTAATTTCCATGACTCAAGTTCTGTTTGACACTCTCGTTATTTGTACGATTACCGGCTTGACGATCGTCATGTCTGGAAAATGGGACGGTCAAGGAATCGAAGCCGACTTCTTGACGGCTGAAGCGTTTGGCACATTCCTCGGAAGCGCCGGTCCGATTATCGTATCAATCGGTCTCATATTCTTCGCGACTTCCACTATATTGGGATGGAGTTATTACGGTGAGAAATGCTTCCAATACCTCTTCCCGAATCCGAAAGCCGTCTTTACGTACCGTGTCATTTTCGTCCTCTTCATCTTTGTAGGCGCTACAGCCAAGTTGGGCGTCGTATGGGCCTTGGCGGACGTCCTGAACGGTCTCATGGCCATCCCGAACTTGATCGGACTCCTTGGTCTATCTGGCATCATTGTGTTGGAAACAAAACGATTCCAAGCGAAAATCAAAGAAGAGAAAGAATCCGCAAAATAAGAGGTTTTGTCTAGGCTGATTGACACGTTAATTGATTAATGGAATACTTGGGTGGAAGCAAAAGAAAGGTGGCTAGGGCAGATGGATTTATCAAAACCTTCACCAGAAAATGTGACCTTCATGATAGAGCAGATCAAAGAGAAACTCCGCATGGTGAATGTGGACGCAATGAAAGCGGAAAACTTCAGCACTTCTCAGTACGAGGACCTGCATGATATGTATCAACTGGTCATGAAACGGAATAATATAACACCGAATGAAATGCAGGCCATCGCCGCTGAGCTCGGATCGATGCGAAAATGAAAAAAGAGTGCAAAGCCGATTGTTGGCCTTGCACTCTTTTTCTATTATCTAGTTGGCTACCGAACCATCTTCCAATACAAGGGGCTGGATCAAAACTTCGACACGGCGGTTTTTACTGCGTCCTTCCGCAGTGTCGTTAGGAGCGATCGGATGATACTCCCCATAGCCCTTCGCGCTGAGTAAAAGCGGATCAATTTTATCTGATTCCATCAGGATTTTCAGGAAGTTGACTGCCCGCATGACGCTCAATTCCCAGTTCGAAGAGAATTCCGCGTTGTTCATCGGCAAATTGTCTGTATGTCCTGTTATGACAATTTGTCGTGGCCTATCGAATACGAGCAATTCCGCGATATCATCCGCCAATCCCCTATACTCCGGCTTAAGGTCAGCTTTCCCTGGGCTAAAAAGGATGCTGTCACGGATCGTGACGAGCAGACCTTCATCCGTCAGCTTCGTTTCAAACTGGTTTTCCAATTCATGTACCGCGATATAATTATCCAAACGATCTTGGATTTCCCCCAGCGACCGTTGATCTTCCAAATAGGAGTTGTTCTCTTCGTTGACATCGACGGAATCTTTCGGCACAGGAACAGTTGTCGGCGCTGATTGCTCCATCACACCTTTACCCCCGTCGAAAATCTCATTGAAGACTGTC
Protein-coding sequences here:
- a CDS encoding alanine/glycine:cation symporter family protein, with translation MDAIQEFLDKIGGIIWGPPLLILLVGTGIFLTARLAFIQVRLLPYSLKQVFSRKHDKQVDGDISQFQALMTAMAATVGVGNIVGVAGAVATGGPGAIFWMWMAGFFGMATKYGEAILAVKYRVKDANGQMAGGPMYYLEHGLKQKWLGVLFAIFGAFAAFGIGNGTQSKAVADAMSGTFNVPHWATGVGLVIFGALVILGGIKSIGRVTAFFVPIMALFYFIAGAIVVVTNFNLVPDAFALIFKDAFTGQAVAGGAIGAVIRFGVARGLFSNEAGLGSAPIAAAAARTDLPGRQALISMTQVLFDTLVICTITGLTIVMSGKWDGQGIEADFLTAEAFGTFLGSAGPIIVSIGLIFFATSTILGWSYYGEKCFQYLFPNPKAVFTYRVIFVLFIFVGATAKLGVVWALADVLNGLMAIPNLIGLLGLSGIIVLETKRFQAKIKEEKESAK
- a CDS encoding DUF1128 domain-containing protein, whose product is MDLSKPSPENVTFMIEQIKEKLRMVNVDAMKAENFSTSQYEDLHDMYQLVMKRNNITPNEMQAIAAELGSMRK
- the motB gene encoding flagellar motor protein MotB gives rise to the protein MSKRRKKKSHDEHGVDESWLLPYADLLTLLLALFIVLFASSSIDEAKFTQMTTVFNEIFDGGKGVMEQSAPTTVPVPKDSVDVNEENNSYLEDQRSLGEIQDRLDNYIAVHELENQFETKLTDEGLLVTIRDSILFSPGKADLKPEYRGLADDIAELLVFDRPRQIVITGHTDNLPMNNAEFSSNWELSVMRAVNFLKILMESDKIDPLLLSAKGYGEYHPIAPNDTAEGRSKNRRVEVLIQPLVLEDGSVAN